Proteins found in one Cricetulus griseus strain 17A/GY chromosome X, alternate assembly CriGri-PICRH-1.0, whole genome shotgun sequence genomic segment:
- the Trmt2b gene encoding tRNA (uracil(54)-C(5))-methyltransferase homolog isoform X3, translating to MPNPRLLLSRVGFFSNPRLLPWDTAKPPDLSQSFLGRAHEGNFTGVIVTKHPRQHKYQKKQRHFISLHDSWQERLADVVTPLWRLSYEEQLKVKFEAQKKIVQTLESYLQVLHGVSGTVAAPHSEGLHCHLHPIIPSPIIDGYRNKSTFSVNRGPDGNPKTVGYYLGTWRDGNIVCVPCSHLKNIPEKHSQVAQYYEVFLRQSSVEPCLLFHEGGHWRELTVRTNSQGHTMAIITFHPQGLSQEELCAQKVTLKDFFTQGPGAVCELTSLYFQESTMTRCSHQQSPYQLLFGEPHIFEDLLGLKIRISPDAFFQINTAGAELLYQTIGELSGVNSNSILLDICCGTGVIGLSLAQCASQVLGVELVEQAVDDARWTAAFNGVTNCEFHAGRAEKILPQLLRSQKDEKLIVAVVNPARAGLHHQVVQAIRNCGAIRTLVFVSCKPHGESMRNFIELCCPPNSAKKLLGEPFVLRQAVPVDLFPHTPHCELVLLFTR from the exons ATGCCCAACCCAAGATTACTCCTTTCCCGGGTGGGTTTCTTTTCCAACCCACGACTGCTTCCTTGGGATACTGCAAAACCACCAGATTTGTCACAGTCCTTTTTAGGCAGAGCACATGAGGGAAATTTCACTGGTGTGATAGTTACGAAGCATCCACGCCAACACAAATACCAGAAGAAACAAAGGCATTTTATATCACTACATGACTCCTGGCAAGAGAG GCTGGCTGATGTTGTGACTccactctggaggctgagctaTGAAGAACAGCTCAAG GTGAAATTTGAAGCTCAGAAGAAAATTGTACAAACACTAGAGTCTTACCTGCAAGTGCTCCATGGAGTCAGTGGAACAGTGGCCGCACCCCATTCAGAGGGGTTGCACTGTCACCTCCATCCTATTATACCCTCT CCTATCATTGATGGCTACCGAAATAAGTCCACCTTCTCTGTGAACCGGGGCCCGGATGGCAATCCAAAGACTGTGGGCTACTACCTAGGAACTTGGAGAG ATGGGAATATCGTCTGTGTACCTTGTAGCCATCTGAAAAACATCCCAGAGAAACACAGTCAAGTGGCTCAG TACTATGAAGTATTCCTTCGACAGTCTTCAGTGGAGCCCTGTCTTCTGTTTCATGAAGGTGGACACTGGCGTGAGCTCACAGTTCGAACCAATAGCCAAGGACACACGATGGCTATCATCACGTTTCATCCCCAGGGGTTAAGTCAG GAGGAGCTGTGTGCTCAGAAGGTGACCTTGAAGGATTTTTTCACTCAAGGCCCTGGAGCAGTCTGTGAATTGACCTCACTCTATTTCCAGGAAAG CACCATGACCCGTTGCAGCCATCAGCAATCCCCCTACCAGCTGCTGTTTGGGGAACCCCACATCTTTGAAGATCTTCTGGGTTTGAAGATCCGCATCTCACCGGATGCCTTCTTCCAGATTAATACTGCTGGTGCAGAATTGCTCTATCAGACCATTGGGGAGCTAAGTGGAGTGAACTCCAATTCCATCCTCCTTGACATTTGCTGTGGAACAG GTGTGATTGGCCTTTCTCTGGCTCAGTGTGCATCCCAGGTCCTTGGTGTCGAGCTGGTGGAGCAGGCAGTAGATGATGCCAGGTGGACTGCAGCCTTTAATG GTGTCACCAACTGTGAGTTTCATGCTGGTAGAGCAGAGAAGATTTTGCCACAGCTGTTAAGGTCGCAGAAAGATGAGAAGTTAATTGTTGCTGTGGTGAATCCGGCCCGTGCTGGACTGC ATCATCAAGTGGTGCAGGCCATTCGGAACTGCGGGGCCATCCGCACTCTAGTTTTTGTTTCCTGCAAGCCCCATGGTGAAAGCATGCGGAACTTCATTGA
- the Trmt2b gene encoding tRNA (uracil(54)-C(5))-methyltransferase homolog isoform X1, with the protein MPNPRLLLSRVGFFSNPRLLPWDTAKPPDLSQSFLGRAHEGNFTGVIVTKHPRQHKYQKKQRHFISLHDSWQERLADVVTPLWRLSYEEQLKPIIDGYRNKSTFSVNRGPDGNPKTVGYYLGTWRDGNIVCVPCSHLKNIPEKHSQVAQYYEVFLRQSSVEPCLLFHEGGHWRELTVRTNSQGHTMAIITFHPQGLSQEELCAQKVTLKDFFTQGPGAVCELTSLYFQESTMTRCSHQQSPYQLLFGEPHIFEDLLGLKIRISPDAFFQINTAGAELLYQTIGELSGVNSNSILLDICCGTGVIGLSLAQCASQVLGVELVEQAVDDARWTAAFNGVTNCEFHAGRAEKILPQLLRSQKDEKLIVAVVNPARAGLHHQVVQAIRNCGAIRTLVFVSCKPHGESMRNFIELCCPPNSAKKLLGEPFVLRQAVPVDLFPHTPHCELVLLFTR; encoded by the exons ATGCCCAACCCAAGATTACTCCTTTCCCGGGTGGGTTTCTTTTCCAACCCACGACTGCTTCCTTGGGATACTGCAAAACCACCAGATTTGTCACAGTCCTTTTTAGGCAGAGCACATGAGGGAAATTTCACTGGTGTGATAGTTACGAAGCATCCACGCCAACACAAATACCAGAAGAAACAAAGGCATTTTATATCACTACATGACTCCTGGCAAGAGAG GCTGGCTGATGTTGTGACTccactctggaggctgagctaTGAAGAACAGCTCAAG CCTATCATTGATGGCTACCGAAATAAGTCCACCTTCTCTGTGAACCGGGGCCCGGATGGCAATCCAAAGACTGTGGGCTACTACCTAGGAACTTGGAGAG ATGGGAATATCGTCTGTGTACCTTGTAGCCATCTGAAAAACATCCCAGAGAAACACAGTCAAGTGGCTCAG TACTATGAAGTATTCCTTCGACAGTCTTCAGTGGAGCCCTGTCTTCTGTTTCATGAAGGTGGACACTGGCGTGAGCTCACAGTTCGAACCAATAGCCAAGGACACACGATGGCTATCATCACGTTTCATCCCCAGGGGTTAAGTCAG GAGGAGCTGTGTGCTCAGAAGGTGACCTTGAAGGATTTTTTCACTCAAGGCCCTGGAGCAGTCTGTGAATTGACCTCACTCTATTTCCAGGAAAG CACCATGACCCGTTGCAGCCATCAGCAATCCCCCTACCAGCTGCTGTTTGGGGAACCCCACATCTTTGAAGATCTTCTGGGTTTGAAGATCCGCATCTCACCGGATGCCTTCTTCCAGATTAATACTGCTGGTGCAGAATTGCTCTATCAGACCATTGGGGAGCTAAGTGGAGTGAACTCCAATTCCATCCTCCTTGACATTTGCTGTGGAACAG GTGTGATTGGCCTTTCTCTGGCTCAGTGTGCATCCCAGGTCCTTGGTGTCGAGCTGGTGGAGCAGGCAGTAGATGATGCCAGGTGGACTGCAGCCTTTAATG GTGTCACCAACTGTGAGTTTCATGCTGGTAGAGCAGAGAAGATTTTGCCACAGCTGTTAAGGTCGCAGAAAGATGAGAAGTTAATTGTTGCTGTGGTGAATCCGGCCCGTGCTGGACTGC ATCATCAAGTGGTGCAGGCCATTCGGAACTGCGGGGCCATCCGCACTCTAGTTTTTGTTTCCTGCAAGCCCCATGGTGAAAGCATGCGGAACTTCATTGA
- the Trmt2b gene encoding tRNA (uracil(54)-C(5))-methyltransferase homolog isoform X4: MPNPRLLLSRVGFFSNPRLLPWDTAKPPDLSQSFLGRAHEGNFTGVIVTKHPRQHKYQKKQRHFISLHDSWQERLADVVTPLWRLSYEEQLKVKFEAQKKIVQTLESYLQVLHGVSGTVAAPHSEGLHCHLHPIIPSYYEVFLRQSSVEPCLLFHEGGHWRELTVRTNSQGHTMAIITFHPQGLSQEELCAQKVTLKDFFTQGPGAVCELTSLYFQESTMTRCSHQQSPYQLLFGEPHIFEDLLGLKIRISPDAFFQINTAGAELLYQTIGELSGVNSNSILLDICCGTGVIGLSLAQCASQVLGVELVEQAVDDARWTAAFNGVTNCEFHAGRAEKILPQLLRSQKDEKLIVAVVNPARAGLHHQVVQAIRNCGAIRTLVFVSCKPHGESMRNFIELCCPPNSAKKLLGEPFVLRQAVPVDLFPHTPHCELVLLFTR; the protein is encoded by the exons ATGCCCAACCCAAGATTACTCCTTTCCCGGGTGGGTTTCTTTTCCAACCCACGACTGCTTCCTTGGGATACTGCAAAACCACCAGATTTGTCACAGTCCTTTTTAGGCAGAGCACATGAGGGAAATTTCACTGGTGTGATAGTTACGAAGCATCCACGCCAACACAAATACCAGAAGAAACAAAGGCATTTTATATCACTACATGACTCCTGGCAAGAGAG GCTGGCTGATGTTGTGACTccactctggaggctgagctaTGAAGAACAGCTCAAG GTGAAATTTGAAGCTCAGAAGAAAATTGTACAAACACTAGAGTCTTACCTGCAAGTGCTCCATGGAGTCAGTGGAACAGTGGCCGCACCCCATTCAGAGGGGTTGCACTGTCACCTCCATCCTATTATACCCTCT TACTATGAAGTATTCCTTCGACAGTCTTCAGTGGAGCCCTGTCTTCTGTTTCATGAAGGTGGACACTGGCGTGAGCTCACAGTTCGAACCAATAGCCAAGGACACACGATGGCTATCATCACGTTTCATCCCCAGGGGTTAAGTCAG GAGGAGCTGTGTGCTCAGAAGGTGACCTTGAAGGATTTTTTCACTCAAGGCCCTGGAGCAGTCTGTGAATTGACCTCACTCTATTTCCAGGAAAG CACCATGACCCGTTGCAGCCATCAGCAATCCCCCTACCAGCTGCTGTTTGGGGAACCCCACATCTTTGAAGATCTTCTGGGTTTGAAGATCCGCATCTCACCGGATGCCTTCTTCCAGATTAATACTGCTGGTGCAGAATTGCTCTATCAGACCATTGGGGAGCTAAGTGGAGTGAACTCCAATTCCATCCTCCTTGACATTTGCTGTGGAACAG GTGTGATTGGCCTTTCTCTGGCTCAGTGTGCATCCCAGGTCCTTGGTGTCGAGCTGGTGGAGCAGGCAGTAGATGATGCCAGGTGGACTGCAGCCTTTAATG GTGTCACCAACTGTGAGTTTCATGCTGGTAGAGCAGAGAAGATTTTGCCACAGCTGTTAAGGTCGCAGAAAGATGAGAAGTTAATTGTTGCTGTGGTGAATCCGGCCCGTGCTGGACTGC ATCATCAAGTGGTGCAGGCCATTCGGAACTGCGGGGCCATCCGCACTCTAGTTTTTGTTTCCTGCAAGCCCCATGGTGAAAGCATGCGGAACTTCATTGA